Genomic window (Patescibacteria group bacterium):
CTGGATGTCCAATAAAATAAACCTTTACCTTTTCGCCATATTTATCCTCAAAAAGACCTATAGCGCCAATCTCTTTTGCCTGAGATAAAGTCATTTCTTTCATAACAACGGGTAAGTTTTCTTTTATTTTTTGATTAACTATTTCTTCAACTTTCTTTAATTGTTCAGGAGTTGGTTTTTGAGAATACGAATAATCAAAACGTAATCGTTCTTCATTAATATTACTCCCCCTCTGTTTCACTTCTTCGCCCAACACATCTCTTAAAGCTTTGTGTAATAAATGAGTAGCTGTATGGTACTTTATCGCTTTTTCCGAACGATCCGCTAATCCTCCCTTAAACATTCCTGCCGAAGCAGTCCGCGATAATTCTTGATGTCTCCTAAATNNNNNNNNNNCCAATAGCGCCGATTTCTTTCGCCTGAAATAAAGTCATCTCTTTCATAACGACAGGCAAATTTTCTTTTATTTTCTGATTAACTATTTCCTCAACCTTCTTTAATTGTTCAGGGGTTGGTTTTTGAGAATACGAATAATCAAAACGTAATCGCTCTTCATTAATATTGCTTCCTCTTTGCTTTACTTCTTCGCCTAATACTTCTCTTAAGGCTTTATGTAATAAATGCGTGGCTGTATGATATTTTACTGC
Coding sequences:
- a CDS encoding alanine--tRNA ligase (catalyzes a two-step reaction, first charging an alanine molecule by linking its carboxyl group to the alpha-phosphate of ATP, followed by transfer of the aminoacyl-adenylate to its tRNA), coding for FRRHQELSRTASAGMFKGGLADRSEKAIKYHTATHLLHKALRDVLGEEVKQRGSNINEERLRFDYSYSQKPTPEQLKKVEEIVNQKIKENLPVVMKEMTLSQAKEIGAIGLFEDKYGEKVKVYFIGHPENVYSKEICGGPHVQNTGLLGCFKIVKEESVSSGVRRIKAILE
- a CDS encoding alanine--tRNA ligase (catalyzes a two-step reaction, first charging an alanine molecule by linking its carboxyl group to the alpha-phosphate of ATP, followed by transfer of the aminoacyl-adenylate to its tRNA), giving the protein AVKYHTATHLLHKALREVLGEEVKQRGSNINEERLRFDYSYSQKPTPEQLKKVEEIVNQKIKENLPVVMKEMTLFQAKEIGAIG